TTTGCGGGTTTAGTAGTTTGCTAAATCGTTTAGCAAGTTCTGGCAATTCTTTTTCACTTAACGGCGTTTCAAGTTTATGTAAGTAGTTAATGCTGTGCGGGGTTACCCCTAATAAATGCTGAGCATTGTCTATTTCTACCACCATTAACCGCTCGCGCGAGCCAAGCGGTAAACTTCGTACTACTTTAAATTCTTCGCTATTGGCTAAATTTGGATTAAGCTTTCTTACAAAAAATGCCAGCACCACAATTAGCACTAGCACCATAACCAACGACAGCACCATAGACAAAATGTCAGCCGTTGGCGTGAGTGTATCTGCCTTTGTAAATACTGAGTTTGTTAAAGCAACAAGAGAACTCATCGTAATTTTTTGATCCGCTCTACCTGGCTTATAACGTCCGTTAAACGAATACCAAATTTATCATTTACTACAACCACTTCGCCATGAGCAATGAGCGTACCATTTACAAGTACATCTAATGGTTCACCTGCTACGCGGTCTAGCTCAACAACAGAGCCTTGGTTTAGCTGTAATAAATTACGGATATTTATTTTAGAACGCCCTACTTCCATAGAAATCGTCACAGGAATATCTAAAATTGTATCGAGTTTACGCTTTTCGTCACCGCTAAGCTCATGCTTAGCATCACTTAATTCATCAAGCTCAGCAACTTGCGCCTCTGCGCCTTCATCACCGCCTTCGGCTTCTGCTAGGGCTGCTGCCCATTCGTCCATTGTATCTTGATCATCGCTCATACTTTTAACCTTTTAATCAATTACCAGTCTAAGTCTACACCGTCAGAAAGGTGTAAATCATCTTCTAGTTCTGCTAATTCTGCATCTGAATCAATTTTCTTGCCGCCTTTGGTAAATACATGCAGCTCAGATTTAACTGAATCAGGGCGTTTAATTTTTTCACTAATTTGTAGCGCAACGTTATCGCGAGAGCGACCCATTTTAGCTCTAAATGTAGGTAACTCCTCAACAAATACCGTAATATGCTCTGGCATTTCTACCGGAATAATATCGCCCGCTTTAAGTTCCATTATCTGCTTGAGCGACAAGTCAACCTCAAGAAGCTGTGTTGATAAATCAACTTCAACATCCATAATTTCATCGCGCAACGCTTTGCTCCAACGCAAGTCGGTATCTTCTGTATCCGATTGCACACCCGCATCTAGCAGCTCTCTAATTGGCTCAAGCATTGAATACGGCAGAGCAATGTGAAAATCGCCACCACCACCATCTAATTCAATGTGAAAAGAGCTAATAACCACAACCTCAGTAGGGCTAACAATATTAGCCATTGCTGGGTTTACTTCTGAATCGAGGTATTCAAACGATACGTCCATAACCGGTGCCCATGCTTCTTTGTAATCTTCAAAGATAATTTTTAGTAGCATTTGCACAATTCGACGTTCGGTAGGTGTAAATTCGCGACCTTCAATTTTGGCATGGTAACGCCCGTCACCACCAAAAAAGTTATCTACCAAAATAAACACTAAACGTGCTTCCATGGTAATTAGGCCGGTGCCTTTTAGTGGTCTAAAACGCACCATATTTAAACTTGTAGGTACAAATAAGGTATGAATATATTCACCAAATTTAATCATTTGTACGCCATTAATCGACACCTCTGCGGTGCGGCGCATCATGTTAAATAAGCTTATTCGCATATGACGAGCAAACCGCTCGTTAACAATTTCCAGGGTCGGCATGCGACCACGCACGATCCGATCTTGCGAAGAAAAGTCGTACTGTAATGTACTGCCTTCGCTATCTTCACCTTCGTGTATATCTTCCTCTTCGACTTCATCAACGCCGTGTAAGAGTGCATCAATTTCGTCTTGGGATAATAAATCGCTCACACTAGCCCCTTATTGCATCACAAAGCCGGTAAACAATACCCGCTCAATTACTTTAGTGCCTTCAACATCATTTAACGCAGCTTGCACTTTTTCAAGCGCAGTAAAGCGTAATGTCTCTTTGCCCGCACTTGTGCTGAGCTCATCAGCTGTAGTGGTTGAAAACACGCTTAATAAGGTGCCTTCAATTAAAGGAATGTGCTTTTTAGCAGTTTCTTCATTTACGTCGCCACGCACAAGTAATTGCACTTTAATTTGTACAATTCTATCTCTGCTCGACCCTGGTACATTAAAAACAAAGGGTCTTGGCATAGCAACATACAAAGCACTGCCCATTTCAGCTGAAGATCCTGAAGGAGCGGCCGAGTCGCTCTGCGCTGCGGTTGTTGTTTCTTCATCTAATGTTTCAACGGGTGCATCATCCCCCGCCATGAAAAAATAGCCTGCACCACCGCCAACAACAAGCAGCACTGCCACTATAATTATGATCAGCTTTTTTTTGCTTTTACCGGTTTCTTCTATTTCTAAACTTGTTTCTTCGGCCATTGTGATTCCTATTTTAGCAAAGGTACTTGCTTGTTTTAGTTATTATAATAGCAGTACTTAGGCATAGTAATCTATTGATGATGAAGTTTGTTGTCGAGAACTTTGTGGGTTAGCGCCATCTTGCTCATCATTTTGATCCTGCTGTGTATTTTTATTAGCCATTTGACCTTGCGAGTGTCCCTCGCCTTCATCGCTTTGCTCATTACCCGATTGCCCGTAAGAAATAGAGCTTTCGCCTAAATCAATGCCTTGTTCGGCTAGCATTTCACGCAAGCGTGGCATCGACTGCTCAAGCGCTTCTTTAGCTTGCTGATTTTGTACCACGAAATTTATTTGTGCTTGCTCAGCATCACTTCTGATACGAATTTGCATACTGCCCATTTCTGGCGGATCTAAGCGAATTTCTGCTTCTTTATTGCTAATACTAAGCATAGAAGAAACTCGCTCTTGAAGCATTTTGGCTGCATCACTTTTAACAATGTTAATAGCCTGCATCATACTTGCGTCTATATTTATTTGCTTAACCTGCGCGGAGCTGGTTTGTAATTGCTGCGACTGTATTGCTTGGCTTTCTAAAATAGACTGCTCATAACGCGCGTTGTCGTACTGAGTATTTATTTGTACCTGCGTGTTATTAATACCATCTGTTATCAACGAAAATACCTGAGCTACACGGGATAAACCAGTATTTGTTTTAGGCTCTTTGGGTAAGCTTTCCTGCTCGGCCTCTAAGGCATTTAACTCTTCTTTATTTACACCGTATTGCTCAATACTAGAGGGTGCTTGAGCATTAATCATGGCTTTATTTTGCGGTGTATTTGCATTCATTGCAGCATTACTGGCTTGCTGCGTATTTAAAGCCGCATTTGCAGAGCTCGACACACTTTGCGCTTTGCTCTCACTAAGCTGCGTATCAAGCATAGTTTGTAAGTTGTTTATTGTTTCATTTACTTTTTTGAGCGTATCACCTGTCGGTTGCTCGTCACTCACATAGCTTTTCAATTGGCTAAGTAGCGCCTGTTTTTCATCGCTATTTAAGTTTTTTAACTGAGATTGAACTAGCTCACCGCGCGTGCTTGTCTCTTTTTCGTTTTGTACTACAAACTCTGTAAGTAATTGTTTAACGGCGCTTGCACGATCATCACCTTCACTTGGCGTGGTTTCAGTAAATGAGCTTTTAACTAGCTCGTTTAATTGTGCGCTTTGCGCTTCGCTTAATGAGTTAAGTACTTTAGATGTCGTTGGCAGCTGTGTCTGTGTAGATGAACGAGTCAGTTCTTTGGCTAATTGCTCTATGTCTGAATCGCTTATAGGCAGTACACCTTCAGCATTTAACGCAGTGCTTAACGCTTTTGTATTCTCAGCACTTTTACCTTCAGTATTTATAGGAACTGCGCTGCTATTAGTTTTATTGATTTGTGTTTGCACCGCTTCTGCTATTGGGTTTTTAGCAGCACTACTTGCTAGGCTCTCATTTTTTAAAGAAGAGGCTAAATTTTCTCCAGCGCTTTGTTTAGCTGCTTTAGCTTCTAGCTCGGCGTTTGTAAACGCGCTTTTTTTGCCGTTGCTATTATTATCAGCTAAAAGAGTATCATCGACTTTAGTCGTTATGGCATCAGCATCATCAGTTTCACCTAATTGCGAAGCTAAAAAGCTCACACTTTTATCACTCTTTTTTGCACTTAAATCGCTAAAGTCACTATCGCTACTGCCGTGTTTTTTCACACTTACGTCAATCACTTGCGAGGAGTTTATTTGTGCTAAAACGCTGTCACCAGATAATAACGTATCTTGCGTGTCATCACTTGATGAACCATTGACTAGCTGCTTATCATCAGTTGGCAATAAAGAACCAGCTTGGCTAGGAGCCTCAGAATTGGCAGGCAATGCGAAAGGTTTGTCTGCATCTTGTAGTTGGCTTAAAAAAGCATCGCCAGATTCGTTACCTGCAGGTAAGTTATTGTCTTTAAATGCTAAAAAAGAGTCTTTTTCAGCTGTTGCCAACATTGAAATATCGTTTATTGCCATAATTCACCTACACAGCACTGCGGCAAGTTGCCACCGCACTTTGCCAAAATTAATTACCACCTACCAACAAAGCAATAAACGCGCCAAAGTTATAAACTTTTACGGCGCTGAAAAAATTGATTAGCAGAAAACTCGTCCAGCATTTTTTGTTCACTCTTTGCCATTAACGACGCCGCTTTTAGGTTTTGTTTTTCAATTAATTTTGCTACGGCTTTTGCTTTTACCTGCTGCTTTAACCACAAAGCTTTACGCTGTGTTACAACTTGTTTAGCGGTATTTACCGTACTGGCTTGTTGGCGAATCGCTTCTTCAATTTTTGCTATAAAGGCATGGTACTGGCCAAAGCCCGCGCTTGATAAACCGGACTTTCCTTTCACATGTAATTGCTGAGAGTATTCTAATCTAAAGTTATTTAACCCTTGCAGCTTTTGTTGGTTAGCTTGTAAATTTTGATTGGCTTGTAAGTAGCTCATGCGCAGATTTTCTTCTTTGTCGTTTTCGAGCTTAAGCAGTAAATCGAGCTTATTTTTTGCCATTATGCTTGTCCTAGTAATTGGGCTAGGCCGTGTAAACCATCATCGTAACTTATTACATCGCGCATACCTTGTTGTAAAAACGCATTAACACGCGGCATCATATTAATAGCTTGATCAAGCATTTGGTCAGCCCCTTTTTGATATGCACCTAGGGTGATCATATCTTTATTTTGCTGATACATTGAATACACTTGTTTTAATACTCGAGCTTGTTGCATATGAGGCTCAGACACCACTTGCGGCATAACACGAGAAATTGATTTTTCGATGTCTATTGCGGGGTAGTGACCGCTATCGGCTAAATCTCGCGAGAGTACAATATGCCCATCTAAAATTGCACGTGCTGCATCGGCTATTGGGTCTTGCATATCATCGCCCTCACTAAGCACTGTAAAAAACGCAGTAATAGACCCTTGCCCTTCACCACCATTACCCGCTCGTTCCACCAGCGCCGGTAATTTGGCAAATACAGAAGGCGGATAGCCTTTTGTCGCAGGCGGTTCGCCAACCGCTAGCGCGATTTCGCGTTGCGCCATGGCGTAACGGGTTACTGAATCAAGCAATAACAATACGTTTAAACCTTGATCACGAAAGTACTCTGCAATGGTCACCGCGCTTTCACAGCCTTTTAAGCGCATAAGGGGCGATGCATCAGCAGGAGCGGCTACAACAACTGAGCGTTTGCGCCCTTCTACACCGAGTATCTCTTCAATAAATTCTTTTACCTCTCGGCCACGCTCACCCACTAGGCCAACCACAATAACATCGGCTTCACTGCCGCGGGTCATCATCCCTAAGAGGACCGATTTACCAACACCAGAGCCTGCAAACAAACCCATACGCTGGCCTTGCCCTACAGTAATAACTGAGTTTATAGCCCGTACACCTACATCCATAGGTTGACTAATGGGTCTTCTAGCGAGGGGATTTATGGGGTTTTGTGCAAACTTTAAATAGTGTTCGGCGTTAATTTTCCCCAGGCCGTCAAGCGGTCGGCCTAAACCATCCACTACACGGCCGAGTAGGCTCATACCAACAGGCAAACCGGTATCATTTACTTGTGGAATAACACGCGCACCAGGTAACACACCAGAAATATGATCATTAGGCATCAAATATAGTGTTTGCTCACTAAAGCCCACCACTTCGGCATCTACAAAGCCTGACATAGTTTCTATTTTGCATTGACTGCCTACAGGCGCACGCAGCCCTTTCGCCTCAAGGGTTAAACCGACGACTCGGGTTAAAATACCCGCTACAGCAGGTTTAAACGCTGCGATATGGTGTTGGTATTGATTTAAGCGTTCGCTTAGAGGTGCACGTTGAGCTGCCATAACACGCCACAAAAAAGATTAGATACCGCTATTATGCAAAAAGCTATCCAACGTTTCTTTGACACGAGTTTTTAGGGTCATATCTAAAGAGGATTGTGGCGTTTTAACTTCGCAACCGCCTCGTTCAAGGGTTGGCTCTGCAATGAGCTGCCAATTATTATCTGTAATAGTTTGCTCACCATAGCTTTGCTTTACCAGTTCTAGGTCATCTGGGTTTAAATGCACGCGAACTTTTCCTTGTTCAGTATTGAGTGCATCTATGCTTTTTTTAAGCGTATGTAAAATAACTTCGGGCGATGTTTTAATTTCCTGATAGGTTATAGCCTCAGCCAACATAACAGCTAATTGCACTAAGTGCTTTTCTGCCAGTTCGTCCACTTTATCAAGCGGAGCACTAAGGTTGTCGATTATGCTACGTAAGCTGGTTAACTGCTCTTCTATTAGCGGTTTTACGTCTTCTTGGCCTTGTGTTTTACCAAGCTCTACGCCTTCTTTGTAACCTGCTTCTTTGCCCTCGCCAACCCCTTTTTCAAAGCCATCTATGTAGCCTTGTTCGTGTCCTTGCTTTAAGCCTTCTTCATAAGCATCTTGCCTAATGCGCTCAAGCTCAGCCATAGTTAGAGAAGGCAGCTCAGGTTCTTGCGGCTGCTCGTCCTCTATGGCCTCTTCTTCAACTTCTTTTTTATATAAATCAGAAAGCGGTGTGCCAAAAGCCGTTGAACGGTTGCCAAAACTACGTTCATCAGGAGCAACATCCGGTATTGGCCAATTTTTTAAAAGCTCATCTGCTTCATCTGCATGCAAAGGGCGACCTTTTAATTTAGACATAGCTTACAGGAACTCCTCGCCGCCACCGCCGCCTAATTGAATCTCACCCGAGTCTGATAGACGCCTTGCTGTTGAAAGTACTTCTTTTTGGGCTGCTTCTACTTCACTTATTCTAACCGGTGCCATAGCTTCTAAGTCATCAGCAAGCATTTCGGCTGCACGTTTAGACATATTACCCAAAATTTTATCTTTAAGCGCTTCATCAGTCCCTTTAATGGCTTTCATTAGTACGTCTTGCTGTACTTCACGCAGTATGGCTTGAATACCGCGATCATCCACATCCATAAGGTTTTCAAATACAAACATAAGATCTTGAATTTGCTGAGACATTTCTTCATCGTGTTCACGAATAGAGTCCATCAACTGGCCTTCTACATTAGTATCTAGGTAGTTCATGATATCTGCCGCGGCTTTTAAGCCACCCATTTTAGCGGCTTGTGCACCTGCTTGGCCGGCAAATTGTTTTTCCATAATTTCGTTAAGTTCTTGCAAGGCTGCTGGTTGCACTTCTTCAAGGTTAGCAATACGCATGGTTAAATCTAGGCGCACTTTTTCAGGAAACTGCGCGAGGATTTCTGCCGATTGCTCCGGTTCTAGATACGATAAAACAATAGTTTGAATTTGCGGGTGCTCATTACGAATAATATTAGCCACTTGCTTTGAGTCCATCCATTTAAGTGAATCTAAGCCTTTAGCGCCCGAACCCATTACAATTTGGTCTATTAAGCTTGCGGCTTTATCTTCACCTAATGCGGCGGTAAGCGCCTTTTTAATAAAGTCTTCTGACTGGAAGCCAATTGTACTAAAGCTTTGTATTTGCTCTATAAACAAGTTATGAACTGCACTTATTTTTGATTGTGACAAATCATCTAGCGCAGCCATTGCCATACCCACTTTTTGCACTTGCTTTGGCTCTAAGTGTTTAAGTATTTGCGCTGCGTCTTCTTCTGATAAGCTCAATAAAAGAATCGCGGCTTTATCTACGCCATCTAACTTGTCAACATCAAACGCTGGCGGGAGTTGTTTTTGTTCTTGATCAGTCATCTTCTGTTAACCACGCTTTCACTACTTGTGATGAGAGTTCCGGTTCGTTCGCTACAAGTGCTCTTACCGCTTTGAGCAAATCTTCGTCGCCATGTAAGTCTGGCAGCTGCAGTGTACCATCACTTGAGAAGCCAACAGCAGCAGAATCAAAATCTTTATTTAGCATATCTAGCGTGCTATCGCCAATATCAACACCAGAGCTTAATGCATCTTCATCGTATTCTTCAAGCGTGTCATCTGGGTAGATTAAGCGCTTAAGCATAGGCTTAACAACTGCCATGATTAATACAATAATAACTAAAGCACCAAGCACAAGACGGATGATTTTCATAAACCAGTCTTGCTCCCACAGCGGCACTTCTAAGTCTAAATCAACCGCTTCACGCACAAATGGCACGGTTACTACTTCTAGTGCATCGCCACGTTGCATATCAAAGCCAACACCACCTTGTAATAAACGACGTATATTTGACAAAGCTTCTACTGAGCGTGGTGCCATGGTTGTTTCGCCGTTTTCACCTACTTTCGGGACGTAATCAACAGCTACCGAGACACTAATTCTGCGAATAACCCCTGTTTGTTGGCGCTTATGCGAAATAGTGGTGTCTAGTTCAAAGTTACGCGTGGCTTCTTTATGCACTCGGCTTGGATTGGTTGCCGTGCCTGCATTACCTTGCCCTGCCACCTCTGGAATAGTTGAATTCACAGGTGGTTGATTAGTGAGTGCCCCAGGAATACCTACCGCTAAGCCACCTATGTTGTTTTCTTCAAATGTAGTTTCGCTTCTTACCGCAGGTAAGTCTGGGTTGTAACGCTTTTGTGTTTCTTCTACTGAGCTAAAGTCCATATTTAAATCAACTTGCGCTGTGTAGTTACCTAAGCCGACTACAGGAATAAGAATACTGTCTATTTTTTCTAGATACTCTTGCTCACGCTTTCTCTCAATGTCGTATTCTTTACGCGAGCGCGCAGCTAATGAGTCTTGTGAACCTGAATTAAGTAGACGGCCATTTTGATCTGTTACCGTCACACGTGCAGGCTCTAGTCCTTGCACAGCAGAGGCAATCATATCAACTACTGAATCAATTTCTTCGCCATCAAGCGTACGCCCACGTTTAAGAGTCAATACCACTGTGGCTGATGGCTTTTTCTCTCTACGGGCAAATACGTTTTCTTTGGGTATAGCGAGTAAAACTTTAGCGCGCGTTACGTTGTTTAGCTCTTCTATGGTGCGGGCAAGTTGTTGCTCGCGGCCATGCTTTAAGCGCTCTCGCTCTAATCGTTGGCTCACACCAAAGCCCATATCTTGCATTATGATATCGGTGCCTGAGGCCGGGCCTTGCTCTAAGCCTTCACGAGCCATCAGCAATTTAATATTTTGGTACTCGCTTTCATCAACCGAAATTACGTTGCCGTCTAGCTCGTAGTCAATTTTTTGTGCATCTAAAAAATCAAGGGTTTGGATCAGCTCTTCTGTTGGCATTTTACCAAGTGGACGCATATCGGGTTGGCGCGCCCAAATAATCACAAATATGGCAATAGCTAAACAAATAGCCAGCGCAATAATTAGGGTGACTTGGCGAAGCACATCAACACCATTTAAGGCGCTTAAGTAGCCCGACTTTTGTTCTTGTTGCTCGTTGTCTTCGCTTTGGTCAATACCGCCGCCAGCAAGAGCAAGATCTGTTGATTGATTAGATTGCGCCACAATAATTCTCCACTACCTACTTAAACAGGCATGTTCATAATTTCTTGGTATGACTCAACAAGTTTATTTCTTACTTGTACTGTAGCCTCAAATGCCACTGACGATTTTTGTGAGGCAATCATTGCCTCAGCAAGCGATACACTTCTGTCACCCATTTCAACAGCCACTACTTTTTGTTTGGCATCTTGTTGTAAGCCATTAACCGTATTTAATGCATCGCTTAGTAAGTCACCAAATTGAGCAGATGACGTTGGCTGAGCTTGAGTTGGTAGCTTATTAATTTGATTTGTATGGCCTGCTTCTAAAGCCATTGATTGCATTTCTTGAAATAGCGCGCTGTTTTGAATTTTCATAATTTTCTCTGGCAAATGCAGTTAACGTTCATAAAAGGATTAAAGCACAAAGCGTGCCATAAAAATAAACCTTTAATTACAAATAGTTAACTTCAATTTTATAGAGTCAGAGATTTGACAACCCTAAACTAAGCGAGGTTAGTTTAGGGTTATTTATAGAGGAGGAGTAAATTTATGCGGGTAGTGAAATACCTAAATCGCGCATTTGCGCTAGTTTATAACGTAAAGTACGCGGGCTGATCCCAAGTGTTTGTGCAACATCTTTACGTTTACCTTGGCAGCGCGCGAGGGTTTCTAAAATTATTTTATGCTCTTTATCTTTTAACTCATCTTTATAGCTGCCAGTATCAACACTTGGCAGTGAGCTACTCGTCTCTAGAGGCGTTATTTTGTCATCATAATATGCGCCACTGGGGGTAGGTGCTCGTTCCGGCACTATCTCCTGTGTAGGCATACTGTTAACTGGCATTTGCATCAAGTTTTCAATAAAAATGGCTTGCTCGCCAATTACATTGCCCGTTCGCAAAATAAGCGCACGTTGAATTACATTATCAAGCTCGCGTACGTTACCAGGCCATGCGTGGCTTAGTAACTTTTGTTCTGCAGCACTATCGAGCGTTGCTAGTGGCTCTTTATTTTTAACCAAATGGCGCTCTATTAAATGTTTTGCCAATACTATTATATCGCCTGGGCGCTCACAGAGCGGTCGCCACATTAGTGGAAACACATTTAAACGATAATATAAGTCTTCTCTAAATTGGTTGTCTGCAACGGCTTCTTTTAAATCGCGGTTACTGGTTGCGAGTACTCTTACGTCGAGTGAAATTGTTTTTCGGGCACCTAAACGCTCAACTTCACGCTCTTGCAATACCCGTAATAGCTTAGCTTGAAGCCCTAAGTCCATTTCGGTTATTTCATCAAGTAATATAGTGCCGCCCTGGGCTTGCTCAAATTTACCTGGGCATGCTTGTATTGCACCGGTAAAGGCGCCTTTTTCATAGCCAAATAAAGTGGCCTCAAGCATATTTTCGGGAATAGCCGCACAATTTATTGCCACAAAAGGCGCATCGCATCGGTTTGACTTATCGTGAATATATCGCGCTAATACCTCTTTACCTGAGCCGCTAGGGCCAAGTACCATAACGCTTGCATCTGAGCGCGCTACTTTACTTGCAAGCTCTAATAGTTGAATGCTACTAGGATCGGCTACGATTGGGCCATCAGTGTCTTTAGGTTTTTCGGGTAAATAGCGACTAACCATATTTAACAACACTTCAGGGGCAAAGGGTTTAGCCATATAGTCAATGGCGCCTAAGCGCATAGCCTCTACTGCATCATCAATCGTTGCGTAGGCTGTCATCATTAATACAGGCAGCTCTGGGTAGTTAAGTTTAATGCTTCTGAGTAAATCTAGGCCGCTCATTGTGCCCATTTGCACATCGCTGACCACTAATGAAAACTCAGACTTTTTTAACTGGATCATGGCTTGCTCAGCACTATCAGCTGCAACGCAGGCAATACCCGACATTTCTAACGTGTCTATGAGTGCTTCTCTTAAGCCTGCATCATCTTCAACTACTAATATAGTATTGCTCATGCTGTTTTCTCCTGCGTTGAGGCCGTGCATAT
The genomic region above belongs to Pseudoalteromonas sp. MM1 and contains:
- a CDS encoding flagellar hook-length control protein FliK, which translates into the protein MAINDISMLATAEKDSFLAFKDNNLPAGNESGDAFLSQLQDADKPFALPANSEAPSQAGSLLPTDDKQLVNGSSSDDTQDTLLSGDSVLAQINSSQVIDVSVKKHGSSDSDFSDLSAKKSDKSVSFLASQLGETDDADAITTKVDDTLLADNNSNGKKSAFTNAELEAKAAKQSAGENLASSLKNESLASSAAKNPIAEAVQTQINKTNSSAVPINTEGKSAENTKALSTALNAEGVLPISDSDIEQLAKELTRSSTQTQLPTTSKVLNSLSEAQSAQLNELVKSSFTETTPSEGDDRASAVKQLLTEFVVQNEKETSTRGELVQSQLKNLNSDEKQALLSQLKSYVSDEQPTGDTLKKVNETINNLQTMLDTQLSESKAQSVSSSANAALNTQQASNAAMNANTPQNKAMINAQAPSSIEQYGVNKEELNALEAEQESLPKEPKTNTGLSRVAQVFSLITDGINNTQVQINTQYDNARYEQSILESQAIQSQQLQTSSAQVKQINIDASMMQAINIVKSDAAKMLQERVSSMLSISNKEAEIRLDPPEMGSMQIRIRSDAEQAQINFVVQNQQAKEALEQSMPRLREMLAEQGIDLGESSISYGQSGNEQSDEGEGHSQGQMANKNTQQDQNDEQDGANPQSSRQQTSSSIDYYA
- the fliF gene encoding flagellar basal-body MS-ring/collar protein FliF, whose amino-acid sequence is MAQSNQSTDLALAGGGIDQSEDNEQQEQKSGYLSALNGVDVLRQVTLIIALAICLAIAIFVIIWARQPDMRPLGKMPTEELIQTLDFLDAQKIDYELDGNVISVDESEYQNIKLLMAREGLEQGPASGTDIIMQDMGFGVSQRLERERLKHGREQQLARTIEELNNVTRAKVLLAIPKENVFARREKKPSATVVLTLKRGRTLDGEEIDSVVDMIASAVQGLEPARVTVTDQNGRLLNSGSQDSLAARSRKEYDIERKREQEYLEKIDSILIPVVGLGNYTAQVDLNMDFSSVEETQKRYNPDLPAVRSETTFEENNIGGLAVGIPGALTNQPPVNSTIPEVAGQGNAGTATNPSRVHKEATRNFELDTTISHKRQQTGVIRRISVSVAVDYVPKVGENGETTMAPRSVEALSNIRRLLQGGVGFDMQRGDALEVVTVPFVREAVDLDLEVPLWEQDWFMKIIRLVLGALVIIVLIMAVVKPMLKRLIYPDDTLEEYDEDALSSGVDIGDSTLDMLNKDFDSAAVGFSSDGTLQLPDLHGDEDLLKAVRALVANEPELSSQVVKAWLTEDD
- the fliO gene encoding flagellar biosynthetic protein FliO — encoded protein: MSSLVALTNSVFTKADTLTPTADILSMVLSLVMVLVLIVVLAFFVRKLNPNLANSEEFKVVRSLPLGSRERLMVVEIDNAQHLLGVTPHSINYLHKLETPLSEKELPELAKRFSKLLNPQTNQNKKN
- the fliJ gene encoding flagellar export protein FliJ, which gives rise to MAKNKLDLLLKLENDKEENLRMSYLQANQNLQANQQKLQGLNNFRLEYSQQLHVKGKSGLSSAGFGQYHAFIAKIEEAIRQQASTVNTAKQVVTQRKALWLKQQVKAKAVAKLIEKQNLKAASLMAKSEQKMLDEFSANQFFQRRKSL
- the fliM gene encoding flagellar motor switch protein FliM — encoded protein: MSDLLSQDEIDALLHGVDEVEEEDIHEGEDSEGSTLQYDFSSQDRIVRGRMPTLEIVNERFARHMRISLFNMMRRTAEVSINGVQMIKFGEYIHTLFVPTSLNMVRFRPLKGTGLITMEARLVFILVDNFFGGDGRYHAKIEGREFTPTERRIVQMLLKIIFEDYKEAWAPVMDVSFEYLDSEVNPAMANIVSPTEVVVISSFHIELDGGGGDFHIALPYSMLEPIRELLDAGVQSDTEDTDLRWSKALRDEIMDVEVDLSTQLLEVDLSLKQIMELKAGDIIPVEMPEHITVFVEELPTFRAKMGRSRDNVALQISEKIKRPDSVKSELHVFTKGGKKIDSDAELAELEDDLHLSDGVDLDW
- the fliI gene encoding flagellar protein export ATPase FliI; translated protein: MAAQRAPLSERLNQYQHHIAAFKPAVAGILTRVVGLTLEAKGLRAPVGSQCKIETMSGFVDAEVVGFSEQTLYLMPNDHISGVLPGARVIPQVNDTGLPVGMSLLGRVVDGLGRPLDGLGKINAEHYLKFAQNPINPLARRPISQPMDVGVRAINSVITVGQGQRMGLFAGSGVGKSVLLGMMTRGSEADVIVVGLVGERGREVKEFIEEILGVEGRKRSVVVAAPADASPLMRLKGCESAVTIAEYFRDQGLNVLLLLDSVTRYAMAQREIALAVGEPPATKGYPPSVFAKLPALVERAGNGGEGQGSITAFFTVLSEGDDMQDPIADAARAILDGHIVLSRDLADSGHYPAIDIEKSISRVMPQVVSEPHMQQARVLKQVYSMYQQNKDMITLGAYQKGADQMLDQAINMMPRVNAFLQQGMRDVISYDDGLHGLAQLLGQA
- the fliL gene encoding flagellar basal body-associated protein FliL, translating into MAEETSLEIEETGKSKKKLIIIIVAVLLVVGGGAGYFFMAGDDAPVETLDEETTTAAQSDSAAPSGSSAEMGSALYVAMPRPFVFNVPGSSRDRIVQIKVQLLVRGDVNEETAKKHIPLIEGTLLSVFSTTTADELSTSAGKETLRFTALEKVQAALNDVEGTKVIERVLFTGFVMQ
- the fliN gene encoding flagellar motor switch protein FliN; translation: MSDDQDTMDEWAAALAEAEGGDEGAEAQVAELDELSDAKHELSGDEKRKLDTILDIPVTISMEVGRSKINIRNLLQLNQGSVVELDRVAGEPLDVLVNGTLIAHGEVVVVNDKFGIRLTDVISQVERIKKLR
- the fliG gene encoding flagellar motor switch protein FliG; amino-acid sequence: MTDQEQKQLPPAFDVDKLDGVDKAAILLLSLSEEDAAQILKHLEPKQVQKVGMAMAALDDLSQSKISAVHNLFIEQIQSFSTIGFQSEDFIKKALTAALGEDKAASLIDQIVMGSGAKGLDSLKWMDSKQVANIIRNEHPQIQTIVLSYLEPEQSAEILAQFPEKVRLDLTMRIANLEEVQPAALQELNEIMEKQFAGQAGAQAAKMGGLKAAADIMNYLDTNVEGQLMDSIREHDEEMSQQIQDLMFVFENLMDVDDRGIQAILREVQQDVLMKAIKGTDEALKDKILGNMSKRAAEMLADDLEAMAPVRISEVEAAQKEVLSTARRLSDSGEIQLGGGGGEEFL
- the fliH gene encoding flagellar assembly protein FliH, producing the protein MSKLKGRPLHADEADELLKNWPIPDVAPDERSFGNRSTAFGTPLSDLYKKEVEEEAIEDEQPQEPELPSLTMAELERIRQDAYEEGLKQGHEQGYIDGFEKGVGEGKEAGYKEGVELGKTQGQEDVKPLIEEQLTSLRSIIDNLSAPLDKVDELAEKHLVQLAVMLAEAITYQEIKTSPEVILHTLKKSIDALNTEQGKVRVHLNPDDLELVKQSYGEQTITDNNWQLIAEPTLERGGCEVKTPQSSLDMTLKTRVKETLDSFLHNSGI